The nucleotide sequence ACATAGTACACCTGTCGTAGTCAGGTTTACACAGATAGAAAGGATCAGATTTGGTAAGATCAAAATTAGAGATACCTGGGTATGTATCTCTTTCCCATTCCCCACGTGATTGTTCTTTCTTTAGCTTAATGCACAGCACAACAATAATTGCAAGAATAATGATCAACAGCACAGCATAGAAGATGATATGCCCATGGTTTGATGCACTACGAATACCGAAAACTTCACCCATTCGGACAATAGCGAGTTCCACACCTTTATCATAATCTTTCTTTAGCATGTATGGCTTCATTTCCTCAATGATAATATCAATCTGGTCATCGGATAACAACTCCATGGCTCTTTTTCCTGTGGAGACATACAGTTGACGATCTAAAATGGAAATCAGCAACATAACTCCGTCATCACATCCCGCGTGGCCGACAGCCCAGCTGTCATGTAAATGTTTGGCAAGCGTCTTCGCTGTTTCTTCAACAGGTTCACCAGGAATGCCACTCATTTGGTTTAGAACTGCAACACCAATTTGAAATCCAGGTTTGCCATTATCATAGTAGCTGCACCCTGAATCAGTATTTTTAACAACTGAATACAACAACTCTTCAATCTTATCGGCAGCCCCGTAGCTGAGAATATTCTCCGGATCACAGATCCAGGAAACCTTTCCTCTACGACCACAAGTTTCTACATCTATCGTAGGATCCGGAAAATCCTCCTTGTACCATCCTCTAGTTGCCTGTCCTTCTTGCAGGAAATAAAAAGCCGCAAAAGTAACCAGGAACTTAGCTAAAGCGCTCGCCATCTTGACTTTCTTGGATTGgatttattttatcttgattttcttggaTTACggcggctaaaacactgaaaaatgcgtatcacttacagacagtgacgttcaaactttcctagaagggatGTAAAAACCGAAAGGAAAGGAGGCAACGTGCTTTATATCCTTGCTAAGTGGTAACAACGGCTCGTGCTTCTGTTTGTTATGACGCATTCCAAATACTCCCTCAACAGTCATCTTTATTCATGAAGCtaaattaattactttaacCCTCCTGGGCAGTCATCCTATAAGTCCACGATGAATTATTTCTTAGTAAATCTACTGCATACTTACGCTATGTCGCGTTAGGAGTACTTAAGAGTTTTAACAGCAAATATGTACTGAGATACATTCTTTATGTAAATCTTATGTGtttagttgttgtttttcttcggTTGAATTTGAGACCAAAGCGGTTTTCATAGTTATTAGGCGGTTCACCTGCTCCGGACTGTTGCGCCTGTTTGACCAAACGTGTTCTACGTAAGTAGAAACTGACCACAATGATGACAACGACGACAATATCAAGTCTCAGCGACGTTCAATAAACTATTTAAACGCCACCGCGAGCTTTTGAAACTTAAGATGCTGATTTCATGAGCCGGAAAAACATCCATTTGAAATCCTTCGAGTTATTTAGTGATACTTTGTAAATCATTAAACCTCGCTTCGCTAAAACAGTTGTTGTAGTGAAGTCAGCGAAACAAATAAACGGGGGAATCTACATTTATTTTGTGGCGTCATCGACGTTCAAGTTTCAGTCAACAAAACgcttgttttcatttaatttgactCACATCAGGAGCAGGTAATGCCGAATGACAATTCCTCGCTAATgcatattaatttgttttcctaAACAATGCTCGAGCGATCGGAAAGATTACATGAAAAGCAGGCTGTGACAACTTGACGAACTATGTCCAGCAAAAACTGACTAACTtcttaaagtttttgttttaaagattGCTAGGATCGCCAAATCGTCTAAAAATTGATGGCGATTGGAACGATACGGGAAATCAGAAAGCGGAAGTACTGCATTTTGTTGCTTGTCACAGAAATATCTCTTGATTACTTGACTCTTTTCCTTTGTGCATTGCAGAGGACCATTGAAAACATTAGGCACCAGTACAAAATGCTTAGTCATGGGAAACCAAACGGTTTAACACGTATAAGACACAGTTTGAGTCGAAGATCTGCAAATAGCAATTAATTTTCTTGAGTCTTGAATATGCTAATTGCATCCTTCTTGTCaacttcaaaaataacattcaGCATCCAAACAAAATCCACAACAACCATAACACTgtattttcatttaataaaGATGTTATCTCTACATTTCAGAATCTGAACAATTGATCCATGGATAAATCAAATAGTTCTAATCATAAGAAGTTATTAACTTTCgattttcataatttgaaaTATTCAGCACATCATGGAATGAACAGacttcaaattcaaaactgAGGATTTTTTATCTGATGACACTAGGCCTCTATTTTCCTCACTCAATAGAATACTATGTGAATTGCGGACCACTATTTATGGCAAATAAAAGTGCTACTGCAGACTACAAATAACACTACAGTTTTAACTGTGGTTCTTGTGGGAATGCAAGATATCATATAAAATCAAGCATAACATCCCTTTCAGTTTAGTCTAGAAGTGCCATGACACATTAAGTTTACTTAACCAATCCTGACCCATTTTTGAACCAGTAACCTGATGTTCACGGAAGACAACTTTTTTTCAGCTCATATTTGAGTCATGTTTTACATATACATTGTACAGCAATGAAAAACTGTCCATGCTAACTTATTCTGAGCTGCTCTAGCCTGGAAACTGATATcaatgtcatcatcatcattgtaaGCCTTATGACAATGTGTACACAAAATTTACCTTTAGTTAGtagaaagaggaaaaacaaaaaggcaTGGAGACCCTCTACAAGAACTCCAGAATTTAAAACTGAGGTACCCTCTGTAAGTTCTTTGCTTGTGAAAGTCTTCATCAAATATCCATTAGGTTTGACCTGATACAGCTTTGTGCATGTTACCAGCTGCCTCCGTGACCACCACCTCCACTACTTCCACCTCCACCAAACCCTGCACCACTGCCAAAGCTACCTCCCCCAACCATAGGTGACCTGACAAAAATGGGATCAGAAGTAAAACTCCCTGTGTAACTGCTGCTGCCCCATCTGTCCACCATGGTGGGTGTAACAAATGATGGGTGCTGCAGCTGTAACATCATCAGTCGGAACTGAAGATCAGGGAGGAAGTCATAGGTATGGCAGGCACCACCTTCATCTTCACGTCTGTCAGCTGATTGGCGACAGATTGGACAAGTTGCATGGTCTTCCAGCCACTTGGTCAAGCAAGGTTCACAGTATTTGTGACCACAAGCCAACAGCCTTGTTTTCGTTTCCGGCTGAAATTCCTCCAAGCAAATGGGACATGATTTGCTTTCATAAGTTTTTTGAGACTGTCTGGCTCTGTCTCTTTCGTCTTGAATtctcttcagttttctttcacatCTTTTACGTTCTTGTTCTTGCTTATGCCCAATGTACAGCCCAACACCAACAATAATGATCAACAGCACACAGAAGACGATAAGACCATAGTTTGTTGAACGCTCGAGGACTTTACCGCTGAAAACTTCACCCATTCGGACAATGGCGAGTTCCACACCTTGATCGTAATCTCTCTTTTGCATGTATGGCTTCATTTCCTCAATGATAATATCAATCTGGTCATGGGATAACAATTTCATGGCTCTTTTTCCTGTGGAGACATACAGTTGACGATCTAAAATGGAAATCAGCAACATTGCTCCGTCATCACATCCCGCGTGGCCGACACCCCAGCTGTCATGTAAATGTTTGGCAAACGTCTTCGCTGTTTCTTCCACAGGTTCACCAGGAATGCCTCTCATTCGGTTTAAAACTGCAACGCCAATTTGAAATCCAGGTTTCTCATCGTTGCTGCACCCTGAATAAGTATTTTTAACAACTGAATATATCAACTCTTCAATCTTGTTGGCAGCCTTGTAGCTGAGAATATTCTCCGGATCACAGATCCAGGAAACCTCTCCTCTACGACCACAACCTTTAACATCTCTCGTAGGATTCGGAAAATCCTCCTTGTACCATTCTCTAGTTGCCCTTCCTTCTTGCAGGAAACAAAAAGCCGCAAAAATAACCAGGAAAATAACAGACGCGAATGCCATTTAGACgactttcaattttgttttgtcacaaGGATGGCCGCTGACTTATATAAAGCAGGCGCGCATCCTTTACGTGGACTACGCGCATTGGCCGCTCGACTTCCTCGCAAGTACCTGAAAATGTTGCGTCAGGGGCTGTTTACAAAAAGGTTCGTGACTAAAACCCTCCAGAAAAATCTGTAGTGTTTCAGGGCTGCAATTATATCTTTAACCAAGGGAAAGGATCACACTCTTCCACTTTACCTACATGTAAATTTCCTTGTTCACTCGATATCCAAAAAGGGTTCTTGTGTAAAGTGCATTCGGTTGCTTTCGCAAAAAAGGTTCAAGTTTGAACGGTAAAATGTAGTTCTTCCACCttaaatatattaattaaatattaGAATCAAACCATAgttaaaatctttgaaaaattgtaagtttgCAAAAATATGTGATTAGAGTTAACTATAAGCAAGTCTCAACtaccagaggtgattaacatgttacttctccctagAAATATCTATACATAATTcaacaaataggtaatgagaatactcaaacttatcaggtagaagttgttatcttgacttcacaacaaattcttgtgactaatttaaaaggaaatgtgtggcagctaaatagggagaattaacaatcagatcttgggagtcaagGGTTCAGATACTTGAACTGAGTCCATTTTAAAGAAGCTATTAAACATTCACTTGGTAAAGCTTGGTCAGTTCATGTTCTCATTCAAAAACTCAATTCTCCTGcataaatttgacaaatttttcctCGAAAAACAATTAAGTTCACTGTTATTTGTATTTAATGGCCCACAAATAGCCCAATCACCAATAGCTTAATCAGGACTGTCCAATAACTGTCCAAGGTTAAACTGAGATTGTCTTTGCTTTATGTTCATGAAAGATGTTTTAACTCTTCCTTTACACTGTAAAcacttttaaaagtaaataatttgtaCATCTCTTTCAAAACGTGAAGCAGATTAGAATGTCTGAACCTCTATTTCTAGTACATTTAACACAACTTTGTGTGATCAGATAAATCAAATGGAACTACTTTCAAAAAGctgcaaataattttattacatGTATCAGTCCACAGCCAAGAACCTctacaaaatatatttacatgGAATATTGTGATACAGTTTGAACTtcttataaataaaaatatgtgaTGGGTGATCATGAGGAGGGTAGGTGCTAGTAGTGATGTCACACAGTCTTGAGTTTTGTTACAATAATGACTCTTAAACTCTGGTCAAGTGCCGTACACACACAAAGCCCTTcctataaagaaaaaaacagtaaaactgGTGTCAAAAGATTATCAGAGGGAATAACAATGATACAAATAAAGATTTTAGATAATTTAagtttgaattgttttatttaagaaaacaattttttgtcccAGAAAACAACCTCATTGCCATCCCCTTCCTCATCCATTGTCCATTCTACAAGtgtaaaaatttttcagtttgtgtCCCTCTTCCTCCTCAAGAAAATTGCTGACTTTCAGACCCATCCTCTTTGGAAATTCCAATTAGTTCCACTTTATGGGGCTTCAACAGCAAGTGATTTGTGAAATTCCAATTAGTTCCACTTTATGGGGGCTTCAACAGCATGCGATTTGTGAGGAAACTCTTACAGTAGATctgattaaatgaaaaatatcatttaattttaaatattgaCCTTACCATTACATGTATGCCAACTGACCTTATCTGGACTCCAGTCAAAGGAAGTGATTGGTTGAGTTGACAGACTGGCATTTTGCAACATTGATACAGAACCCATAACACCCATATCCAAGTCTTTTGCATCTTTTGTCACCCGCTGTTCTGGATATGAGCTAGGAATATCAAGTAGATTTGTaagtaaatatatcaagaaaacaagagaacaCTTCTGTGCTTACCGATGGTGTGCATTATTTTTGgaaggaaattttcatttttggagGAATAAGCTCAATATAAGGAGAGTAATTTATTTGACATGTACTTTGTAAGACATTGTTTTCCTAATATATTGGAATCCAAAGAATGGTTGCTCACTAAACTAATGGGAGATAGAAGTGGCTCCtggtggaaaaaaaagtgttacaaaTTATACCACTTACTATTTCCAGAGATTAAGGGACCCAGACCCACCACAGGTCATGAAAATTTCACGGTTTTGTGGCAGATGTCTGACACACCAAACTGTAGACTTGTGAGCCTGTATGAGATAAATGTTATATTAACAACCaagaagaggaagaaatttAAAGAGATCAAAGGTAACCATCTCTAATCACACAAAGGCCCAAGAAGAGAATCAGAAATAATTGTTAAAGTAAAAAGGTTAATATACAATAATTTTGGTGAAAAGCAATTATAGTTGTGGTTAGtcataaatttcattgaaaataagaGTG is from Pocillopora verrucosa isolate sample1 chromosome 7, ASM3666991v2, whole genome shotgun sequence and encodes:
- the LOC131792124 gene encoding uncharacterized protein yields the protein MASALAKFLVTFAAFYFLQEGQATRGWYKEDFPDPTIDVETCGRRGKVSWICDPENILSYGAADKIEELLYSVVKNTDSGCSYYDNGKPGFQIGVAVLNQMSGIPGEPVEETAKTLAKHLHDSWAVGHAGCDDGVMLLISILDRQLYVSTGKRAMELLSDDQIDIIIEEMKPYMLKKDYDKGVELAIVRMGEVFGIRSASNHGHIIFYAVLLIIILAIIVVLCIKLKKEQSRGEWERDTYPGISNFDLTKSDPFYLCKPDYDRCTMFKRRSFGSGVGFGGGGIIGGGGSGGSW
- the LOC131792119 gene encoding uncharacterized protein, with product MAFASVIFLVIFAAFCFLQEGRATREWYKEDFPNPTRDVKGCGRRGEVSWICDPENILSYKAANKIEELIYSVVKNTYSGCSNDEKPGFQIGVAVLNRMRGIPGEPVEETAKTFAKHLHDSWGVGHAGCDDGAMLLISILDRQLYVSTGKRAMKLLSHDQIDIIIEEMKPYMQKRDYDQGVELAIVRMGEVFSGKVLERSTNYGLIVFCVLLIIIVGVGLYIGHKQEQERKRCERKLKRIQDERDRARQSQKTYESKSCPICLEEFQPETKTRLLACGHKYCEPCLTKWLEDHATCPICRQSADRREDEGGACHTYDFLPDLQFRLMMLQLQHPSFVTPTMVDRWGSSSYTGSFTSDPIFVRSPMVGGGSFGSGAGFGGGGSSGGGGHGGSW